The nucleotide sequence AGCACGGCTGGAGATGGAAAGAGGCAGCATGCGCTTTACGCGTCGACCCCTTCATCTTCCGACAAGCCCCTTGGACCCCTTGGACTCACATGATTTCTTCAACGGCTAACGTGCTAGCTTCCAAACTCCGTCGGGTATTATCGAGTTCGATTCCAGCCTTATGTCCCAATGGCTGGGGGCGCCGTCCGAGCCGGCGGCTCCAATACATGTTCTAGCCGACTTTTAGCTCCCAACTTGGTTTCGGGTAACTTTCAGCGCAGCGAGGTGTGGGATCCTTAATGAATGCCATGTTTTGTTTCGGGCTTCTTTTACCTCCCGATCCAAGCGGGATCAGTATTCACCATTAATAATATGTAAACAATAAAGAAACAAGAGAACAATGCAGAAGCGCTGAGATGTCCAAGTCAAGACCGTTGTCGAGACGACGAACAACATAGTTCCGATTCCGCTAGCTGTCGAATAGAGTGACAGTACCCCCAAGGGTCCAATACTGTACAACTACAAAGGAAGCTACTCCCAGACGGTCAGCAGATGTGACGGCATCCGATATAGCTTTCTATTACGGCGGAGCATCAGCACCGCTTTTTATCTCGTGGACATGGCGACTAGAGCTCACCGTCGGCTGTCGCTCATCCCTGCCGACGTGCCCGGGCTAaccaggcaagccaggcaAAGCCATACGAGCTTGATTGTACGCGTGGGCCGACGTATGGTCGTGTTGACCCTATGCCAAGGTTTCTCCCCTATCGACGGTGAGTTGTCTAGCTGCGAAGGCGGTGACCCTTGGAATGCCAAGTGGCCATGGGGCGGAGCGGACCGGGTAGACTAAGACATTAGGGGCTAAAGCTTGCAATCATTACATAATGCCTATCCAAAGCTACGGTACCttgtctttgcttgtgcaagCTTGTGCAAGCTACCGAATATGTGAGCCATGCTTGCCACGCTCCTCCGCATCTATACAAACCCGCCAGTCGAGAGACTCGGTGGCAGATCTCCGTCCGCCGTTCCCCAGCTAGTGCTTTCATTAGGACCCAGAGTCAATTCCAAAACTCCCCCCTTGACCCAAAAGTCGTGCGTGATCCAGTTCTTCGTATAAGGCTTCCCGTCCAGCGTCGCGCTCTGGATGTAAATGTTTGCGTACGCAGCGTCAAAATTCACGCTTCTCACCGTCGCAGTCTTGCCGCTCACTGCATTCGTCAGGTTGACCTCGCGGAAAAACGGCGGAGTTATCAGGTAGACGTCCTGACCAGCCACGGGATACAACCCCAGCATGGCCATGGTGCTAAAGCTTCCCATGGCGCCACTGTCGTCATTGCCCGGGATTCCCGCCATCGTGTCGTTGAACTGCGACGGAATGTAAAAGTGCGCATACTTGGCCGACAAACCCGGGCGCCCCGCGTAGTGAAACAGATAAATCAGCAGGAAGGCCTGCTCGTCGCCCATGTACAGCAGATCCGGCGTGGTGTGGAAATACGTCAGTCGATCCACGAATCCCTTGGGCCCGCCCATCTTCAGAATGAGCCGCGCCATGTCTTGAGGGGCGTAAAAGGTGTACAGCCAGCTACCCCCTTCGTATGTCTCGTGGCCGCTGGGGTTGAGATAGCAGCTCGTGAACTGGTTGATCGGTTGACAGAAGCTTGGGTCCTGCCACCCAAATGTGCCGTTGAGGTATTTGGGCTGCAGCCATCCCTTGAACCCCGTGTCGACCAGCGAGTTCGACCTGTTGAGAATCGAGCCCGCTTGCTCGTCAAACAGGTTTCCCCAGTTGTCGGCTCGCTTCATGTACTTTTCTACATCGGCCTCCTTGCCACCAATTCCCTTGCCCATGAGGCCGATGCAAAAGTCATTGTAGGCGTACTCGACTGTCCGTGAGATGGAGCGCGTAAAGAGCCCGGTGCCGCTGGGGTCAAAGTCGTCCGCCGGTATGTACCCGAGCGTCTTCCAGCTCTGGAGACCACCACGTCCTTCGACTGTCCAAATAGGTGGTTGAACTGGCGGATATCATGTGGCTGTTAGGCAGTGTTCGAACACTCATAACCATGCAGTAGTCGGCACTAACCTTCGGCGTCTTTGACCACTGCTTCGTATGCCACATTCCAATCGATCCCTTCTCCGAGGCCCGCCCTCTTCAGATACGCGTCCGCTACCACAACATCCGCGTTGCTGCCACCTTGGGTCAGGCCTTTGCAGAAGCTCATACGGCAGTCAGGGAGGTATCCCTCGTGGCGGTAGATGTCGAGGAGTGTCCTGACCATGAGTGTCTGGCTGTGGGGATCAATCAAGGTGAGGTATGGATGAACGATACGAAACGAGTCCCAAATACAGTAGAAAGACTCGTAGTCTATCATTTCTCAGACAGGAATCAGCGTCGCGGGACTCGAAAGCGGATGCGGCAATTAGCCAGGAGTGGAACTTACAAGGCTCTGAGCTATTCCACAGGGGATTTTCACCTGCAAATCACGTAGTCAGTAAAACAGCAGGCAGAGCCAGAAACATCATGCATAGGAGCCACCGTACCGGTATAATCTTGGGGCGAAATCAGACCGCGGTAAGCTCCCGACCAAAACGTCGTCATAACAGACTTGCTAATGCCCGCAGAGTCGACCTTGATCGCATCTAGCTTCCGAGCCCAAACCTCCCTCGCGGCGTTGTGCGTGCCGTCAAAGTCGAATCCTGGAATCTCTGTCTCGGCGCTCTTACAAGCCTGCGCCGCGCTGATGGCTGACACTCCCACGCGGGCTAGGATTTGGTTGTCCTCGGGCGCCTCAAACTGCACCCAGGCACCAGCCGGCATCGGGGGGTTCTGCCCATCGTCGTAAACCCTCACCGTCTTTGGATCAGGCCCTGCTCGGGTGTTGACCCAAACTCCCGTGTTGCGGATGCTTGCGCCCTTGAAATCTGCGCAAAAGTGCATCGTGTAGGAGCCGATGCCAAACGACGGCCGAAATGTACCGCTGCCAGTCAGCCTTCCCGTGGCCGGATCGACTGACATGGTTCCGTTGCTCCTGGAATCTGACAGATCGGTGAGGTCTGCATGGATCAGGGGGTGGTACGGGAGTGCGGTGCTTGTCGGGAATGTGAAGCGGTACAGCGCCGTGTGGTTCGACACAGTCATCTCTGCATGGACAGAGGTGTTTAGAGATACTGCA is from Pyricularia oryzae 70-15 chromosome 2, whole genome shotgun sequence and encodes:
- a CDS encoding glycosyl hydrolase, producing MHLWIWTSSLLLCPALGQTVLDFVNPLIGTTNGGHVFPGATLPFGMAKAVADVDQENQGGFSLGDNKITGFSHLHDSGTGGSTSLGNFPLFAQTGCPGDDLNRCLFPKALRATRGINSTIQASPGYFAVSLNTSVHAEMTVSNHTALYRFTFPTSTALPYHPLIHADLTDLSDSRSNGTMSVDPATGRLTGSGTFRPSFGIGSYTMHFCADFKGASIRNTGVWVNTRAGPDPKTVRVYDDGQNPPMPAGAWVQFEAPEDNQILARVGVSAISAAQACKSAETEIPGFDFDGTHNAAREVWARKLDAIKVDSAGISKSVMTTFWSGAYRGLISPQDYTGENPLWNSSEPYYESFYCIWDSFRIVHPYLTLIDPHSQTLMVRTLLDIYRHEGYLPDCRMSFCKGLTQGGSNADVVVADAYLKRAGLGEGIDWNVAYEAVVKDAEVQPPIWTVEGRGGLQSWKTLGYIPADDFDPSGTGLFTRSISRTVEYAYNDFCIGLMGKGIGGKEADVEKYMKRADNWGNLFDEQAGSILNRSNSLVDTGFKGWLQPKYLNGTFGWQDPSFCQPINQFTSCYLNPSGHETYEGGSWLYTFYAPQDMARLILKMGGPKGFVDRLTYFHTTPDLLYMGDEQAFLLIYLFHYAGRPGLSAKYAHFYIPSQFNDTMAGIPGNDDSGAMGSFSTMAMLGLYPVAGQDVYLITPPFFREVNLTNAVSGKTATVRSVNFDAAYANIYIQSATLDGKPYTKNWITHDFWVKGGVLELTLGPNESTSWGTADGDLPPSLSTGGFV